One Pantoea trifolii DNA segment encodes these proteins:
- a CDS encoding ABC transporter substrate-binding protein, whose product MRLPAVKFVTTALLFALMPAVQAAELTIGQPTSATAMDPGFLKESATLVDNIFDTLVRRADDMSLQPGLATEWKAINETTWQFTLRQGVKFTDGEPVNAEAVKFSIDRILDPANHAPTISYIRTIKSVEVINDYQVQIHTNGPDPLLPTRMSRYPAYIVPPAYVKKVGASEFARKPVGSGAYKLDSFIPDEKVVMVANETYWRGKPAIDRVTWRPIPEATARLTALLTGEVQLIESVPADLVPALKNRPNVELEQVKGGGLTIYLGLKDDEKPLSDVRVRQALSLALNRQAYTQQLLHGFGTPTGTMAGANDFGYLAVPATAQDVAKAKSLLAEAGYANGFTLRFQAPRRYIASADVAQAIVQDLAAIGVKAELEVPEWSVYTQQVASQKQAPMYMLAWGSTQTLDADAALFPILRSGEPYSTVHDAELDKLLDQSRQIVDPAARKKVLEQIQQRVAEQQPLLPLYREDTLYAHSTSLNFKGRVDARIPLFDLRLK is encoded by the coding sequence ATGAGACTACCTGCAGTGAAGTTTGTCACTACCGCGTTGCTATTTGCTCTGATGCCTGCTGTACAGGCGGCAGAACTGACCATTGGCCAACCCACGTCTGCCACGGCGATGGATCCCGGCTTTCTTAAAGAATCTGCCACGCTGGTAGATAACATCTTCGATACCTTAGTGCGCCGTGCCGATGACATGTCATTGCAGCCGGGCTTAGCCACTGAGTGGAAAGCGATTAACGAAACCACCTGGCAATTTACCCTGCGCCAAGGCGTGAAATTTACCGATGGCGAGCCGGTGAACGCCGAAGCGGTGAAATTCTCCATCGATCGTATTTTAGACCCCGCCAATCACGCGCCGACGATTTCCTATATCCGCACCATCAAATCGGTGGAGGTGATCAACGATTATCAGGTGCAGATCCACACCAACGGCCCGGATCCTCTGCTGCCAACGCGCATGAGCCGCTACCCGGCTTACATTGTGCCACCGGCGTACGTGAAGAAAGTCGGTGCCAGCGAGTTTGCACGCAAGCCAGTGGGCAGCGGCGCTTACAAGCTGGATAGCTTTATCCCGGACGAAAAAGTGGTGATGGTCGCCAATGAAACTTACTGGCGCGGCAAACCGGCGATTGATCGCGTCACCTGGCGTCCCATTCCCGAAGCCACCGCGCGCCTTACCGCGCTGCTGACCGGCGAAGTGCAGCTGATTGAAAGCGTGCCAGCCGATTTAGTCCCCGCGTTGAAAAATCGTCCCAACGTCGAGTTGGAACAGGTAAAAGGCGGCGGATTGACGATTTACCTCGGCCTTAAAGATGATGAGAAACCGCTGAGTGATGTGCGGGTACGTCAGGCGCTTTCGCTGGCGTTGAATCGCCAGGCGTATACCCAACAGCTGCTGCACGGTTTCGGCACACCAACCGGCACCATGGCCGGAGCCAATGACTTTGGTTATCTGGCGGTTCCGGCTACCGCGCAGGATGTGGCGAAAGCCAAATCGCTGCTGGCTGAAGCCGGTTACGCTAACGGTTTTACCCTGCGATTCCAGGCGCCGCGCCGCTATATTGCCAGCGCCGATGTGGCACAAGCCATCGTGCAGGATTTAGCAGCAATTGGCGTAAAAGCCGAGCTGGAAGTGCCGGAATGGTCGGTGTATACCCAGCAGGTCGCATCACAGAAACAGGCGCCGATGTATATGCTGGCGTGGGGCTCAACCCAAACGCTGGATGCCGATGCCGCGCTGTTCCCCATCCTGCGCAGCGGCGAGCCCTATTCCACCGTGCATGATGCGGAGCTGGATAAGCTGCTCGACCAAAGCCGTCAGATTGTTGATCCCGCTGCGCGCAAAAAGGTGTTAGAGCAGATTCAGCAACGTGTCGCTGAACAACAGCCGCTGCTGCCGCTGTATCGTGAAGACACCTTGTATGCGCACAGCACCTCGCTCAACTTCAAAGGCCGCGTCGATGCCCGCATCCCGCTGTTTGATTTGAGGCTGAAATGA
- a CDS encoding GntR family transcriptional regulator → MIEMDKAQRMSLTAQVESSLRSALIVGKLKPGARLVTRDLAAQLGTSITPVREALLRLVSAGALDATPAAAFLVPEMSLQRFEEITLIRKQLEGLAVRTATPFVKKKQLSELKKLCVSFMQAKLSGDAALALEANRAFRFTLYGYAQMPTLEALIEQLWVQIGPCFNYLYPQPAEVVNGHHNYDHLLEALQAGDGVTSERILMKAIDDGAAILKQHYFEQ, encoded by the coding sequence ATGATCGAAATGGATAAAGCGCAGCGCATGAGTTTGACCGCGCAGGTGGAATCGTCACTGCGCAGCGCGCTGATTGTCGGCAAGTTAAAACCTGGCGCACGGCTGGTGACGCGCGATCTGGCGGCTCAATTGGGTACCAGCATCACGCCGGTGCGTGAAGCCTTATTGCGTCTGGTTTCTGCTGGCGCGCTGGATGCCACGCCCGCCGCCGCCTTTTTAGTGCCGGAAATGTCACTGCAGCGCTTCGAGGAAATCACACTAATTCGTAAGCAGCTTGAAGGTTTAGCGGTGAGAACGGCAACGCCCTTTGTGAAGAAAAAACAGCTTTCTGAACTGAAAAAACTCTGCGTCAGCTTTATGCAGGCCAAGTTAAGCGGTGATGCAGCCTTGGCGCTCGAAGCCAATCGCGCGTTTCGTTTTACGCTGTATGGCTATGCGCAAATGCCTACGCTTGAAGCGCTGATTGAACAGCTTTGGGTGCAGATCGGTCCGTGCTTCAACTATCTCTATCCGCAGCCGGCCGAGGTGGTGAATGGGCATCATAATTATGATCATCTGCTGGAAGCGTTGCAGGCGGGTGATGGCGTTACCAGTGAGAGGATTTTGATGAAAGCGATTGATGATGGGGCCGCGATTCTGAAGCAGCATTATTTTGAACAGTGA
- a CDS encoding ABC transporter ATP-binding protein: MSHLSLHHITKAWGEKIALDDISFDAAEGSFVALLGPSGCGKSTLLRTIAGLETADRGSIHFKHADITHLPPSQRKLSMVFQSYALFPHLNVRENLLFGLKARGEDKQSFAARLDNVSKLMELDKLLDRLPSQLSGGQQQRVALGRAVIANNTLCLMDEPLSNLDAKLRQSMRREIRALQKKLGLTMLYVTHDQTEAMSMADSIILLNDGHIEQHGSPDDLYNNPASVFAAQFIGAPPMNILPLQRNGAHHTLMHLTAPVVEYHEAALSLGLRAEDIQLIAAEQAALTARVISSEYMGSDTLLVCQLAGISEPLTVKVPGMQRFSDGSEVGLQWSAARQYLFHRESGKRCAPAEQQMFASQKKYAV, encoded by the coding sequence ATGAGCCACCTTTCGCTTCATCACATCACTAAAGCCTGGGGCGAGAAAATCGCCCTGGACGACATCAGCTTTGACGCGGCAGAAGGCTCGTTTGTCGCGCTGCTCGGTCCATCGGGCTGTGGTAAATCGACACTGCTACGCACCATTGCCGGCCTGGAAACGGCCGATCGCGGGTCGATCCACTTTAAACACGCCGATATTACCCATTTGCCGCCGTCGCAGCGCAAGCTTTCGATGGTGTTTCAGTCCTACGCGCTTTTTCCCCACCTTAACGTACGTGAAAACCTGCTGTTTGGTTTGAAAGCGCGCGGTGAGGATAAACAGTCGTTTGCTGCACGCCTCGATAACGTCAGTAAGCTGATGGAGCTGGATAAGCTTCTGGATCGTCTGCCGTCGCAGCTCTCCGGCGGACAGCAGCAACGCGTGGCGCTGGGCCGTGCGGTAATCGCCAATAATACGCTTTGCCTGATGGATGAACCGCTGTCGAACCTCGATGCCAAGCTGCGTCAGAGCATGCGCCGTGAAATCCGCGCGCTGCAGAAGAAACTTGGCCTGACCATGCTGTACGTCACGCACGATCAGACCGAAGCGATGAGCATGGCCGACAGCATTATCCTGCTTAACGACGGCCACATCGAACAGCACGGCTCGCCAGACGATCTCTATAACAATCCCGCCAGCGTCTTTGCCGCGCAGTTCATTGGCGCACCGCCGATGAATATCCTGCCGCTGCAGCGCAACGGCGCACATCACACACTGATGCACCTCACCGCGCCGGTGGTGGAATACCACGAAGCAGCGCTGAGTCTTGGATTGCGGGCCGAAGATATCCAGCTGATTGCCGCAGAACAGGCAGCGCTGACCGCGCGGGTGATCAGTTCCGAATATATGGGTTCAGATACCTTGCTGGTGTGCCAGCTTGCCGGCATCAGCGAGCCGCTGACGGTCAAAGTGCCTGGCATGCAGCGCTTTAGCGATGGCAGCGAAGTGGGATTGCAGTGGTCCGCCGCGCGGCAATATCTGTTTCATCGCGAGAGCGGCAAACGCTGCGCGCCAGCCGAACAACAAATGTTTGCCTCACAGAAAAAATACGCCGTTTAA